In the Ctenopharyngodon idella isolate HZGC_01 chromosome 21, HZGC01, whole genome shotgun sequence genome, aatggaataaatgaataaaaaacaaaataaaaatgaaacaaatggataaataaaatacatatttataatataaataaacaaaatgaataaaaataaaataataaaaaaataaaataaaaaacacaagtacatatttatatatacatagagtaataaatacaaatatgtatatattttacataaataattaataaaatgtttatataatttatataatattgtgaaacaaattgaatatgaaaacaaacataaataaatgcaaatacacaaataaataagtataaatatataaagtaaaataaagtaaataagtaaacatatatagtaaatacaaataaaataaataaaaattgatacataaaatatatatatatatatatatatatatatatatatatatatatataaataactagttaataatgaataaacaaatacaaatatataataaataagtaccaaataataaataaatatgtatttatttatagctAAATAGTACctaatataaaaatttaaataaaaatatatgaataaaaataaatcaacaatAATTAGATACCTTCTGCAGCACTGGGTCTGTGGATGAGAACTTTGCATGAAGGGTGCCGGCGAATGAGATTACAGATGAATGGCAGAACTATGAGGAGAgctgtaggtggcgctgtgagaGATAGACGAGCGAGACGCTTCACAAACGCTGCCACAAGGTATACTGGAAGATGTCTGTCAGAGAGTTCAGATCATACGGGTTACAACAGTATTTAAGAACAAAACATGACTGATATACTGCTTATAAAGTATTAAGATAAAACTTACGTTGAAGACAGGAAAATGTTTGCCAGGTGGAAAAAACGTGCTCTGTACTTGACATGGAAGATAGTGGGATCCAGCAGATTGTACAGCTTTCTATAAAAATTTGGGTAATCCCTACACAACAAAGACAGatattgctttttaaaaaatatgaagttGTGGATGTAGATCAGAGAACTGCCTTTTGAAATGGTTTTAATACTTACAAattatgttcatggatgagGACGAACAAGCCATTCAGAGCCAACAAACTGATCGCTCCACCTGAGTCAAACACAGAAAGAATAGTGTATTACAAAATCAGAAAAATGTTATAAAGAGTAATTACAATCAATTTAGAATATGCATATATAATCAAAACAGTCAAATAATCATTCACTTTTCAGCTATGTGTTATTGGGCTTACCAATGTTATTGGACAACCAATGAGTCTAACTGCAttaaataagaaacaataaCACTAAAGGAAGGAATAAAAACATCCTGAAGATCCAAAAGAAAtcaaatgcatgtttttatgaataaaaagggATGTAAATGCCTTTACTGCACAAATAAAGTAAAGCATTCCCTGCTACACCCTGAACTCACCAATGTCATAGGCGGCGCTCAGGAAGTCAATCATCAGTGTGGGATTACTCATCTGTGGCAGTATGGATTCATGAAGGATGACTAGGATCTTCTTGTACATGCTGCTAGGTAACTATGGGAACCCacaacacagtaaaaaaaacaaaaaatcaggAAAGGTCTTTATACACAAGGAGTAATGAGAATATATAGAAATAGGGTTACTTTACCTTGTACTTGAGAAACATCAACCACATCTGCTCAAAAGCTCGTTTATGCtcctgcaggaaaaaaaatgtcagaataaaattaagaaagaataaatatatatgcagaaatgtttaattaaaaaaaattgtatttacctttAACCTGGCTGCTTTCCAGTCCTCATGTTTGGCTTTTAAAATCAAAGGTAAATGGCATTTATAAGGGACAGTTTTGTAGGTACAATACCAGTCAACATATTTGGAGTAATTAtgttttctgctcaccaaggctaaaattatttgaataaaaatacagcaaaaacagtaatattgtgaaatattattacattttaaaaataactgtttactatttaaaaaaaaaaaaaaaaaaacttgttaaaatgttgttttttttaaaaatagaacttttaatagaagagacttctttcaaaatgattaaaaatactaattatTCCAAGCCTTTGACTGCCAGTGTGAACAAACACTTACTTTCTTGTTTGACAATGAAATTGGTCATTTCTGATGCTTGGCTGGGTATGTTGATGGTTGAGAGGAGTGTGAACACATTATTCTGATATATAGGAATCacagtctaaaaaaaaaaaacatattaaattataaaataagcCTGTTTTATTGCTAAAcagaataaatatgaaaaaaaaaaaagtcataaaaatgCAAACATTATAGAAAAAAACTGCACCACACTCACCCTTTTGTTTCTCTGCATGACTCTGGTTATGTTGTCTCGTACTGAACTCATGACGTAGTAGCGCAAATCATCCTTCTCCATAAACTCTTGAAACCTGGAGATGAGCAGTGACATGTCCTCTTTCTCCGAGAGAAGATGCTTCACTAGGGCCTGTGCACATGAGAGCGAGACACTTTATACATATATGGAGTCAGTGAGTAACACACATCAATATCAGTTGTTACAAAGGAAACTGACCAGTATGAGCTCCATGGGAAAGCTGTAGTGTTCACTCCAGTCCAGATTCTGGAGAGGGTGTTTGCCTTCCGCTGCAACAAACTTTATCATGGCGCAGAGGGACGCCtcctgaaaatatgaaaataatggaaatcaatcacattaatgtttatttaataaataaataatactacaaTAACACTAGTCTGTTAATTATTGCATATCTCAAGACTTTTATACAtagttgtatttgtttttattcagatttaCTGTAAATGCACATGTaaacttgattaaaaaaagtttataaaaactaattcatcACGCTACTTGAATTAACTTACTCACCTTCACTTGGAAAGCTTCATGGGCAATATTTTCCAGCAGAAGTTCCACACAACTGTTGTAACGGTGTCTCATAAATATTTGGTACTTTTCTTCAGCACTGCGATCACCTGGAAAGAGAACAACTGACTTGACCCAAATATAAGCTTTCCTCTCAGTAAACTACAGAACAATACACCGGAAAGTCAGATGTCAGTCTAAGACATTAACTTTGTATATCCCTTGTGAGGTAAatcacaaacataaatagtatTTTACCATGCATGAGGTCCTCTTCTTTAGGCAGCACACCAACATAGAGATCTCCTCTTTCTAGCAACTCACAGAAAATCCTACTGCAAGCATTAGTGGCGAAAAtgatttctttttccttttcgGACTGTAAGTGGGAAAAAATGGATGATCActgattaatataattaattcataGAACTGAACATAACGTGTCGAATTCATGAGACTACACTATGAACTAAGAACCACATACCTGCAAATATTCAATGACGTCGAATATGTCGTTAGCATGTTTCTTGTTTTGGATTATATTATCTGTTTTAGTATTTATCGTTTTCTTATATGAAACCTGGCTGCTTTCTCCTTTCACGTTGCTGTCCCTGGACGGCGCCATGATTGTTGCTCTAAGAATGTGTTGGCGTGTTCCTGTCAAAGGGTGAGGTCGCCCCTAGTGGTCAGCTCGTGTTaccataaaaaagaaataaactgGAACGGTCAGTTACGATGCAtccaaataataatgaattcatttgaacttttcactctttttttcttttctcaaaaCCAATGACTGTTAAACTTTTCAGTCAGTGTCATTATTAATtatgttgtcattattattattatgttatcgAAAGTGCTGCTTGAAGCACCGTATGCAGGTCATATTTGTCATGTGACACCCGTTACTTTTCACTGCGCCCATCAGGC is a window encoding:
- the noc4l gene encoding nucleolar complex protein 4 homolog, with translation MAPSRDSNVKGESSQVSYKKTINTKTDNIIQNKKHANDIFDVIEYLQSEKEKEIIFATNACSRIFCELLERGDLYVGVLPKEEDLMHGDRSAEEKYQIFMRHRYNSCVELLLENIAHEAFQVKEASLCAMIKFVAAEGKHPLQNLDWSEHYSFPMELILALVKHLLSEKEDMSLLISRFQEFMEKDDLRYYVMSSVRDNITRVMQRNKRTVIPIYQNNVFTLLSTINIPSQASEMTNFIVKQETKHEDWKAARLKEHKRAFEQMWLMFLKYKLPSSMYKKILVILHESILPQMSNPTLMIDFLSAAYDIGGAISLLALNGLFVLIHEHNLDYPNFYRKLYNLLDPTIFHVKYRARFFHLANIFLSSTHLPVYLVAAFVKRLARLSLTAPPTALLIVLPFICNLIRRHPSCKVLIHRPSAAEEPCDDPYVMEEKDPAQCHALESSLWEIQTLQKHYHPDVAKAAMMINEPLSEQEDDISELLELSTFELMERELKAERKTIPLEFDTATGLLKSTREVLGAHFTLE